Proteins encoded in a region of the Homo sapiens chromosome 20, GRCh38.p14 Primary Assembly genome:
- the CST2 gene encoding cystatin-SA precursor → MAWPLCTLLLLLATQAVALAWSPQEEDRIIEGGIYDADLNDERVQRALHFVISEYNKATEDEYYRRLLRVLRAREQIVGGVNYFFDIEVGRTICTKSQPNLDTCAFHEQPELQKKQLCSFQIYEVPWEDRMSLVNSRCQEA, encoded by the exons ATGGCCTGGCCCCTGTGCACCCTGCTGCTCCTGCTGGCCACCCAGGCTGTGGCCCtggcctggagcccccaggaggaGGACAGGATAATCGAGGGTGGCATCTATGATGCAGACCTCAATGATGAGCGGGTACAGCGTGCCCTTCACTTTGTCATCAGCGAGTATAACAAGGCCACTGAAGATGAGTACTACAGACGCCTGCTGCGGGTGCTACGAGCCAGGGAGCAG ATCGTGGGCGGGGTGAATTACTTCTTCGACATAGAGGTGGGCCGAACCATATGTACCAAGTCCCAGCCCAACTTGGACACCTGTGCCTTCCATGAACAGCCAGAACTGCAGAAG AAACAGTTGTGCTCTTTCCAGATCTACGAAGTTCCCTGGGAGGACAGAATGTCCCTGGTGAATTCCAGGTGTCAAGAAGCCTAG